The following are encoded in a window of Gossypium raimondii isolate GPD5lz chromosome 13, ASM2569854v1, whole genome shotgun sequence genomic DNA:
- the LOC105782489 gene encoding auxin-induced protein 22B gives MAFAKDLNLDATELRLGLPGTSDESAKNQTPATLRSNNKRALPEESMSSNATASKNCNQETAPLPKAQVIGWPPIRSYRKNNLQPKKSEGEISGIYVKVSMDGAPYLRKIDLKVFKGYPELLKALEDMFKFKAGEYSEREGYNGSEFVPTYEDKDGDWMLVGDVPWEMFTNSCKKLRIMKGSEARGLGCVV, from the exons ATGGCATTTGCGAAAGATCTCAACCTTGATGCCACCGAGCTCCGGCTAGGCTTACCGGGAACCTCCGACGAGTCAGCTAAGAACCAAACGCCGGCAACTCTTCGGAGCAACAACAAAAGAGCCTTGCCTGAAGAATCTATGTCTAGTAATGCCACAGCTTCCAAAAACTGTAACCAAGAAACTGCTCCACTCCCCAA GGCACAAGTGATAGGGTGGCCACCGATCAGATCTTACAGAAAAAACAACTTGCAACCTAAGAAAAGTGAGGGTGAAATTAGTGGGATATATGTGAAAGTGAGCATGGATGGGGCTCCTTATCTTAGAAAGATAGATTTGAAGGTGTTTAAAGGGTACCCAGAATTGCTTAAGGCCTTGGAAGACATGTTCAAGTTCAAAGCTGGTGAATATTCAGAGAGGGAAGGATATAATGGATCAGAATTTGTGCCCACTTATGAAGATAAAGATGGTGATTGGATGTTGGTCGGAGATGTACCATGGGA GATGTTCACCAATTCTTGCAAAAAGCTGAGGATCATGAAAGGATCAGAAGCAAGAGGCTTGGGTTGTGTTGTTtga